TTTACGGTAGCGGCGCTGGATGGCACGTTGATACAGCCAGTAACTGACACAACCGATAATAAGAAGCAGCAGAGCCGCTAACATCCACCAGCCCGGTGCCAAAGGCCACAGGCTAACAGGCTCTGGCTGTACGATGGGTGCCAGCTGCTTTAATACGGCTTCAGGGATGGCTGATGGTTTATCCATGTCGCCTCCTGTACTGTCCGGCTAGTTTTTCTACTAACTGCGAAATAGCGGGCTGGGTCGTTGAAAGCTGCAATAAAGGCATCCGGTAACGTTGGCACATAGTGACTAATTGCTGCTGTTGGGTTTGCCACTGTTGTTGATAGCGTTGCCGACTAGGCGCATGACGGCTATTAACGGTTAACCGGTGTTGACCATCAGTAACGGCATAAACGCCGGGCTTGGGTAACTGCGCTTCTAGTGGATCAGTAATATTGACAATAAATACATCGTTATGTTGAGACAGCTTATAAAGGTGCTGCTCTGCCAGCGGGGGTAATTGATAAAAATTGCCCACTAAAATCACCGCACTGCCGGGCTTAACCAATTGACGGCTATGGCCTAAGGCGTGACAAAAATAGTCTGAAGAGGGAAGGGTAGCGGTTTGTTGCCAAGATAACGCTTGGTTCATTTCCGCTACCCCATGCAACAGTTGCAGTACGGATTTTTTACTGCGCCTGGGTTTGATTTCGTGATGTTGCTGTTGATGATTAAAGACTAAGCCACCCACCCGATCACCATGTTGCAAAGAGGCCCAGGCAAAAACGGCTGCGGCTTGCGCTGCAGTGACGGATTTAAAGTCCTGCCGACTACCAAAAAATAATGGCAAGCTTTGCTCCACCAGTAAAAACACCGGGCGCTCTCGCTCTTCTTGAAATAATTTGGTGTGAGGTACCTGGGTGCGGGCGGTGACTCGCCAATCAATGGTGCGAACATCGTCTCCTGGTTGATAAACCCGCACTTCAGCGAAATCGATACCTCGGCCTTTAAGTTTGGACTGGTATTGGCCTGCTAGACTGCTACGCACTTTATTCGGGTTAAATAGCTGAATATCTTTGGCCGCCAGCCGCAGCTGAATGAGTTCTTTAATAGATGTATAAGCACCACTCATAATCCTGAAGAATGCCCTGTTATTTTATTTCGAACACCAAAACTGATTATTTGCATCGTTTTGTGGCGTGTCACTAGCTTGCTGGTACTACTTGAATCAGTCGGTCAATCACCTGGTCGGCATTAACCCCTTCAGCTTCGGCTTCAAAGGTCAAGATTAAACGGTGGCGTAGCACATCGTGTGCAATGGCCTGAACATCATCAGGTGTCACAAAGTCACGACCTTGTAACCAAGCGTAAGCACGTGCACAGCGATCCAAGGCAATGGTCCCCCGAGGGCTGGCGCCATATTCGAGCCAGCTGGCTAGCTGATCATCATAGGCTCGGGCATCCCGGCTAGCTAACACCAGTTGGACAATATACTCTTCAACTGGCTCAGCCATGTGTAACGCCAAAATAGCTTGGCGAGCGGCAAAGATATCCGCTTGTGTCACGGCTTCGGCAGGCGGGGTAGGTGCCTCAATGGCTTCACCACGGGCTAGCTGTAATATTTTTCGCTCAGCATCTGCAGAAGGGTAGCCAATCATGACATGCATTAAAAAGCGGTCGAGCTGTGCTTCAGGTAAAGGGTAAGTGCCTTCTTGCTCAATGGGGTTTTGAGTTGCCATTACCAAAAATAAGTCAGGTAGGGGGTAACTGGTTTTGCCTACACTCACTTGCCGTTCTGCCATGGCTTCAAGCAGGGCTGATTGCACTTTAGCGGGAGCACGGTTAATTTCATCCGCTAACACCAGGTTATTGAAAACCGGGCCAGGCTGAAATTCGAAACTGCCATTTTCTGGGCGATAGATATCTGTGCCGGTAATATCAGCAGGCAACAGATCAGGGGTAAATTGAATACGGTGAAAATCAGCTTCCAAACCATCAGACAGGGCTTTAATGGCTTTGGTTTTGGCTAAACCGGGAGCCCCCTCGACTAATAAATGACCATCGGCTAACAAGGCAATCAACAGTCGTTCGACTAACCGCTGTTGGCCAATAATCT
Above is a window of Spartinivicinus poritis DNA encoding:
- a CDS encoding DUF58 domain-containing protein, yielding MSGAYTSIKELIQLRLAAKDIQLFNPNKVRSSLAGQYQSKLKGRGIDFAEVRVYQPGDDVRTIDWRVTARTQVPHTKLFQEERERPVFLLVEQSLPLFFGSRQDFKSVTAAQAAAVFAWASLQHGDRVGGLVFNHQQQHHEIKPRRSKKSVLQLLHGVAEMNQALSWQQTATLPSSDYFCHALGHSRQLVKPGSAVILVGNFYQLPPLAEQHLYKLSQHNDVFIVNITDPLEAQLPKPGVYAVTDGQHRLTVNSRHAPSRQRYQQQWQTQQQQLVTMCQRYRMPLLQLSTTQPAISQLVEKLAGQYRRRHG
- a CDS encoding AAA family ATPase; translation: MTTAKQAIIALQEYLSSQIIGQQRLVERLLIALLADGHLLVEGAPGLAKTKAIKALSDGLEADFHRIQFTPDLLPADITGTDIYRPENGSFEFQPGPVFNNLVLADEINRAPAKVQSALLEAMAERQVSVGKTSYPLPDLFLVMATQNPIEQEGTYPLPEAQLDRFLMHVMIGYPSADAERKILQLARGEAIEAPTPPAEAVTQADIFAARQAILALHMAEPVEEYIVQLVLASRDARAYDDQLASWLEYGASPRGTIALDRCARAYAWLQGRDFVTPDDVQAIAHDVLRHRLILTFEAEAEGVNADQVIDRLIQVVPAS